The Deltaproteobacteria bacterium DNA window GCGTTTAACTTGCCAAGTAGAGGATTTTCTATTTTTAAAGTAGTAGCATGCATACTAAATTAGTATAATTTATAACATGATTTGTCAATCCCTCCAGGCGCACGGGCGTCGATATGGATGTGGAGAAAGAGTTGGCCGGGGAGGCTCAACAAACCGGTGGTTAAAGAGGTTCCCTGGTCTCGCGCATTGGTCTTGTTTGACGGTCCCAATGCATGGATTTTTGCGCCGAATCGGTTGCCGGAAGCGGTGGAGGCTGAAAATTTCGCGCGGAGAGCGGAAAGAGACCCGCCGATTACTAACATAAAAGTTGTCTATTCAGGGCCGCCGGAAGTAGCGCTGGAAAAGACGCAGGCGCAAGCGGGCCCGATCGATTATGCCCATCTTTTTAGAGAGATGGTCCATCAGGTGCTTTTCTATTGTCTGCCGGTGGACAGGGGAGGGGCCCCGTTTGGGGCGGTTCCGTCACTGACGGTTCCGTTGGCCTTTCCAACCCCGGCCTTCAACAGCGTTAGTTATTTCCCCATGCCGGTTTAACCCGGTTGACATCAGGCGTGTATTATATAATTACATTGATTCGGTTCATCACTTATGATACACTTGATCCGGTTTTTGATCTTATGCCGACCGATCTTCCAAGGCTGAATGTCGTTCTCGAAAAGCCGCTTCATCGGGCCTTGTCAAAGGCCGCGAAAAAGGCGGGGATGTCGCTCTCGCTCAAGGCCCGCAATCTGATTCGCGAGGCGCTTGAGCTGGAGGAAGACCTTTATTGGGAAAGCAGGGCCTCCGAGCGGTCAAAAACGTTCGATTCCAAAAAAGCCCTTTCCCACGAAGAGGTCTGGAACAGGTAAAACTCCCTTAAGTGGCCTTCAAAATCTCCTACCATCCCGACGTTTCCCGCATCGACATCAAGTCCATCGACAAAAAAATGCAAAGGAGGATTAAAACGGCCATCGAGATGCGCCTGGCGGCTGATCCATGGCGCTTTGGGGCGCCGCTTCACCGAAGTCTTAAAGGGTTTCGCAAGTTGAGGGTCGGAGATTACCGGGTGATTTACGATGTGGCGGGGGAGGAAGTGCGTATCTACGTCGTCGGAAACCGCAAGGAGGTCTATGGATCGGCCATGAGAGAGTGGCATTAAAGCAAAGGATGTCCCTCATGTCGTCCAATCTTCAAGTCTTAAGTTATTGATCCTTTGGAACTCTCCGGTGTTGTGCGTGACAAGTATGCCATCGTGGGCCATGACGGTGGAGGCAACGATCAAATCATTGGGTCCTATGGGCGTTCCCTTCGCTTCAAGGTGATGGCGAATATCCGCATAGATGTCGGCGGCCTTGGCGCAAAACGGAAGAACCTCGTATGGCAAAAGAAACCGGTGAATTGTTTCAAGGGCTTTTTCGTGGTTGTTGCTCTTTTTGGCGCCCAGAAGAAGTTCGGCCCAGACGATGGATGGAATCTTGATGTCTTCCGGAGTCAGCCGTTCCAATCTTTTTTTGATCGAGGGAAAACGCCCCCTGACAGAAAAGATGCAGACATTGGCGTCGAAGAAATAATTCATAACCTGGCCCTGCGGGCATCTCGACCGAATTTCAGTTGGGGGGGGCGTTTCAGGCGGGTGCCCTGCAAACTGCCGAACAGATCGAAATAGCCTTCCGGCCAGGAGCTTTTGAGGGCCTGGGTGAGGCGAAGCTTGACCCATCCGGAGATGGAAAAATGGCCGGCCCGGGCGGCCGATTCGATTTTTTTGAGTGTTTTGTCATCGATGTAGACATTTAACTGCGGCATTCTTTAATGATACCAAAGGTTCAGAAACAAAGCAAGTATACTTGTTATATATATGTGGAGTTGATTAATCGCTTCATTGTCTTTGCCGGCTCCGCTCCCACCTCGCTTTATACAGGCCATCAAGATTCATCTTTCTCTTCCCTGATTCAAATGCGTTAATATGTTTGTTTTCCCCCTTTTTCTTCTTGACAGTCCGCAGTCGCGTTTGATCTAGGAAGGCCTTTCCGGGGAGTCGTCGGTTGGGAGGGGGCAGGGCCGGTCAGTCACTCGCTTTACTTCAAAAATCAGGGAGAATAAAAATGTCCGATCGTCCTGAAGGATTACGGGATATTCCTGTACCCGAATACTGGCGCTATGAGCCCCCCGCGGTTACCCGACGAATGGCCAGCATGCTTGCCGAGCTGGAAGCGGCCGGATCGGCTGATGAAGTGGCTCATTTGGGCCCAGGATATCCAAGTCCCGCCGTCTCTTATCCCCTTGAAGACGACGCTCATTACGCCGCCTGGCTCGAATTTGAAACGAATCGCCGTGAAATGACCCTGTCGAAGTACTTGAGCAGTCTGCGGGCATACGGACCCACGGAAGGATGGCCTGATTTCCGCAAAAATTTTGCCCGCGTCTATGGGAATGATTTTGGAGGTCAAATGGAGCCGGAGGCGCTCATTCCAACCACGGGAGCCACCGGCGGCATCGATCTGATGGCGACCGCTGTCGCCCAATATGGCGAACCGGTGGCTGTGATTACCGACAGTCCCACCTATGCGGGAGTCACCGCCCGCCTCCAACGGGATCGCAATACAAGGATTTACAGCGTCGAAATGGATGAGGAGGGACCGATTCCCCATATGTTCGCCGAGGCAATCGATCGGGCCCGCCGGGATGGGCGTTTTGTCGCCTTCTACTATACGATTCCCGACGGCCATAATCCGGCCGGCATGTCGTTTTCCCGGGAAAGGCGCGATGAAATTTACCGAATCTGCCGGGAAAAAGACATTTTGCTTGTCGAAGACGCTCCCTACACCTACATCAGTTTCGAACCGGAGGGCAGACGGCCCAAGCCCTTTTTTGCAAACGATCCCGACGGGCGAGTCATTCATCTCTTTACGGCATCGAAGATATGGGAGCCGGGCATGAGGGTGGGTTACGCGCACGTTCCATCGCACATGATGACCGCGGACAGGCGAAGTTTGTCCCTGCGGCGTATTCTTTTGAGCATCGGGGGAAGCGCCTATTTATTTCTTAATCCCACGCCCTATGCCGTTTTTAATTCAATTCTGCATCGCAAAAAAGGCGACGATTCTTTTGAATTGTCCACCCTTTGGGATCGCGCTCGGAGGAAGGTCGAAATTTATGGGGAAAACCGGTCCATTCTTTTGAAAGGACTGGAACATTATTTTGGCGGGCATCGGGATATGATCGATTGGACTGTTCCGGGGGCCGGCTTTTTTGTCGTCGTCCGCTTTAAAGGCGCTCCTTTTATAACGGACATGGATTTTGTGGCTGATTTATTACAGCAAGACAAGGTAACCGCTATTCCGACGAACGATTTTTTTCCTCCCGACGCCAAAGAGAGAAATCCCGCGGTCAGCCACGGCGCCCTTCGGCTTTCTTTCAGCTTTACCCGTTCCGATGATCCGGATCTTCGCCGGGCGGAAATAGAAAGGGCTGTTAATCGGTTCGGCCCCGCAATTTTGCGCCGCCTGGGGCGTGGTGTCCCCCCCCCGATGGCGCCGACATTTGGTCCCGCAGGATCGGCCGATGGGTCAACATCCGTTTCCACCTTTGCCCTTGGCGCCGCATCGGCTGTTCTGACGGTTCCGTCACTGACGGTTCCTCTTGCCCTCCCGGCTCCGAGCGTTGGTTGTCTCCCTCTCCCCATGCCGGTTTAAGGGCACACCTTAAAACCCGTCTGCGAAAAATGCGGGAGATGTCGGCCTATTGACATTCAAAAACCGTTCATGTATTTGTGAAAAGCAATGCAGATAAAACCCGTTCAGATCGTTTCCTCCAAAAACAGCGCCTGCGGATGTTGCTGTATGTGTACACAGCCGGCTTTGCTTCGGATGAGCGGGTTTGCGGTCCTTAATCTCAATCGCTAATCCCTAAAATCATCAAGCATGCAGACCGGCCAAAAAGTTTCCGGAACGACGAATTTGTCTATTTTTCCAGGGAGAAAAAAATGATCGCTCGAATATTAAGCCCCCTGATGTTACCGTTTATTGCCGCATCCGGCATCATCGCCTGCACAAAACCCAATGTCCCCACGGTTACTCTTTTAAATGTTTCCTACGATCCGACACGCGAGCTCTATCGGGACTTTAACACCGCCTTCGCAAAAGACTGGGAGACAAAAAAGGGACAAAAAGTGGTCGTCAAACAATCCCACGGCGGATCGGGCAAACAGGCCCGGGCCGTTATTGATGGCCTTGAAGCCGATGTGGTCACGTTGGCGCTCGCCTACGATATCGACGCCATCGCGGAAAAGGGGAAGCTTTTGCCTCAAGATTGGCAGAGCTTTCTTCCGCACAACAGCGCCCCGTATACTTCCACCATCGTTTTTGTCGTCAAAAAAGGAAACCCAAAGGGCATTCACGATTGGGGGGATCTCGTCAAACCGGGAGTCGTGGTCATCACGCCGAACCCAAAAACATCCGGCGGGGCCCGCTGGAATTATCTGGCGGCGTGGGGTTATGCGCTGAAAAAGTATGGCAACGACGAGACAAAGGCAAAAGAGTTCGTCGCCCAACTCTACAAAAATGTGCCGGTGCTTGATTCGGGGGCGCGCGGTTCCACGACGACATTCGTGGAGCGAGGGATCGGCGATGTGCTCATCGCCTGGGAAAACGAGGCCTGGCTGGCGGTTGAGACGCTGGGGCAAAACCGCTTTGAAGTGATTGTTCCAAGTTTAAGCATTCAGGCGGAGCCGCCGGTTGCATTGATCGACAAAGTGGTGGATAAACGCCATACCCGGGAAGTGGCTTTAGGCTATCTGGAATATCTTTATTCCGAAGAGGGGCAAGAGATTGCGGCCAGGCATTATTTTCGGCCGAGGCTCCCTG harbors:
- a CDS encoding antitoxin, RHH family protein; the encoded protein is MPTDLPRLNVVLEKPLHRALSKAAKKAGMSLSLKARNLIREALELEEDLYWESRASERSKTFDSKKALSHEEVWNR
- a CDS encoding type II toxin-antitoxin system RelE/ParE family toxin; its protein translation is MAFKISYHPDVSRIDIKSIDKKMQRRIKTAIEMRLAADPWRFGAPLHRSLKGFRKLRVGDYRVIYDVAGEEVRIYVVGNRKEVYGSAMREWH
- a CDS encoding type II toxin-antitoxin system VapC family toxin; this encodes MNYFFDANVCIFSVRGRFPSIKKRLERLTPEDIKIPSIVWAELLLGAKKSNNHEKALETIHRFLLPYEVLPFCAKAADIYADIRHHLEAKGTPIGPNDLIVASTVMAHDGILVTHNTGEFQRINNLRLEDWTT
- a CDS encoding toxin-antitoxin system, antitoxin component, with product MPQLNVYIDDKTLKKIESAARAGHFSISGWVKLRLTQALKSSWPEGYFDLFGSLQGTRLKRPPQLKFGRDARRARL
- a CDS encoding PLP-dependent aminotransferase family protein; this encodes MSDRPEGLRDIPVPEYWRYEPPAVTRRMASMLAELEAAGSADEVAHLGPGYPSPAVSYPLEDDAHYAAWLEFETNRREMTLSKYLSSLRAYGPTEGWPDFRKNFARVYGNDFGGQMEPEALIPTTGATGGIDLMATAVAQYGEPVAVITDSPTYAGVTARLQRDRNTRIYSVEMDEEGPIPHMFAEAIDRARRDGRFVAFYYTIPDGHNPAGMSFSRERRDEIYRICREKDILLVEDAPYTYISFEPEGRRPKPFFANDPDGRVIHLFTASKIWEPGMRVGYAHVPSHMMTADRRSLSLRRILLSIGGSAYLFLNPTPYAVFNSILHRKKGDDSFELSTLWDRARRKVEIYGENRSILLKGLEHYFGGHRDMIDWTVPGAGFFVVVRFKGAPFITDMDFVADLLQQDKVTAIPTNDFFPPDAKERNPAVSHGALRLSFSFTRSDDPDLRRAEIERAVNRFGPAILRRLGRGVPPPMAPTFGPAGSADGSTSVSTFALGAASAVLTVPSLTVPLALPAPSVGCLPLPMPV
- a CDS encoding sulfate ABC transporter substrate-binding protein; translation: MLPFIAASGIIACTKPNVPTVTLLNVSYDPTRELYRDFNTAFAKDWETKKGQKVVVKQSHGGSGKQARAVIDGLEADVVTLALAYDIDAIAEKGKLLPQDWQSFLPHNSAPYTSTIVFVVKKGNPKGIHDWGDLVKPGVVVITPNPKTSGGARWNYLAAWGYALKKYGNDETKAKEFVAQLYKNVPVLDSGARGSTTTFVERGIGDVLIAWENEAWLAVETLGQNRFEVIVPSLSIQAEPPVALIDKVVDKRHTREVALGYLEYLYSEEGQEIAARHYFRPRLPAVAAKYPDRFLKLNLFTVGELFGGWKKAHATHFADGGVFDQIYTGAK